DNA sequence from the Streptomyces sp. HUAS 15-9 genome:
ATGTGGTAGCCGGAGATGGAGATGGAGTTGTAGCGGGGCATCCGCTGCGAGGTGTAGGCGAAGATGTCGGAGATGATCCGCATCGACGGCTTCGGCGGATAGATGTAGGTGTTGCGGACCATGAACTCCTTCAGAATGTCGTTCTGAATGGTTCCGGCCAGCTTCTCGGGCGGTACGCCCTGTTCCTCCGCCGCCACGATGTACAGCGCCAGCACCGGCAGCACGGCGCCGTTCATCGTCATCGACACGGTCATCTTGTCCAGCGGGATCCCGTCGAACAGCTGCCGCATGTCGTAGATCGAGTCGATCGCCACGCCCGCCATGCCGACGTCACCGGTCACGCGCGGGTGGTCGCTGTCGTAACCCCGGTGCGTGGGCAGGTCGAAGGCGACCGACAGGCCCTTCTGACCGGCCGCGAGGTTGCGCCGGTAGAACGCGTTGGACTCCTCGGCTGTGGAGAAGCCCGCGTACTGGCGGATCGTCCAGGGCTGGTTGACGTACATCGTCGGGTACGGGCCGCGCAGATACGGCGCGATGCCCGGGTAGGTGCCCAGGAAGTCCAGGCCCTCCAGGTCACGGCCGGTGTAGAGCGGCTTGACGCCGATGCCCTCCGGGGTCTCCCAGAGCTGCTCCTCGGCGCCGGTCGCCCGCTTGACGGCCGTACGCCACTCCTCGGCACCGCCGTCGGCGACCGGCGTCCCCAGCTCGATCCCGGCGAAGTCGGGGATTCCCATCAGGACACTCCCATGCGGTCGAGGGTCGCGGACAGCGTGGCGACGGCGTCGCAGCCCGCGAAGACGTACGAGTCGATGTCCGTGTACTCGGCGGGGCGGCCCGCGAGGAACACATGCCGGGCGCCCGCCGCCTTCAGGGACCGGGCCAGCTGCTCGGCCTGCTCCTCGTAGAGCGCGTCGCTGGAGCACAGCACGGCCTCGGTGGCGCCGCTGTCCTCGAAGCCGCCCTCGGTGACCGGCTCGATGCCGCCCGCCTGGAAGAGGTTGGCGGCGAACGTCGAGCGCGCGGTGTACGCGGCGGCCGAGCCGATCGTGGCGAGGTAGACCCGGGGGCGGGAGCCGGTCGCCGCGAGGTGGGCGTCGGAGCGGGCGCGCAGCTCCTCGTACGCCTCGTCGCGGCGCACGCGCGGCAGCCCGCCAAAGGGCCCATCGGGAGCGGGCTCGCGCTCCACGGGCTTCTCGGCCAGGAACGGGAACTCGCTGACACCGGTGATGGGTTCACGCCGCTTGGCGAGCTTCTTGGAGCGCTCCGCCCAGGTCGTGGCCAGGTCCGTACGGATCCGGCCCGAGCGCAGCACGGCCGCCTGGCCGCCGTCGCGCTCGATCGACCGGAAGAACTCCCAGCCCGCGCGGGCGAGTTCGTCGGTGAGCGACTCCACGTACCAGGAGCCGCCCGCCGGGTCGATGACCCGCGCCAGGTGGGACTCCTCGACCAGGATCGTCGACGTGTTGCGGGCGATACGGCGGGCGAACGCGTCCGGCAGGCCGAGCGCGTGGTCGAACGGCAGCACGGTGACGGAGTCGGCGCCGCCCACCCCGGCCGCGAGCGTCGCGACGGTCGCGCGCAGCATGTTCACCCACGGGTCGCGGCGGGTCATCATCACCGGCGAGGTCACCGCGTGCTGCACCTGCGCGCCCGCGCCGGGCGCCCCGCACACCTCGGCGACCCGCGCCCACAGCCGGCGGGCCGCGCGCAGCTTGGCGACGGTCAGGAACTGGTCGGCGGTGGCCGCGTAACGGAACTCCAGCTGCGCCAGGGCCTGTTCGGCCGTGAGGCCCGACTCGGTCAGCTCGCGCAGACAGGCCACACCGGTGGCCAGGGAGGCGCCCAGCTCCTGTGCGGCCGAGCCGCCGGCCTCGTGGTACGGCAGCGCGTCCACGGTCAGCGCGCGCAGCCCCGGGTAGGTCTCGGCGCACCGCGCGGCGAGGGCGGCGATCGGCGCGAAGTCCTGGGCGGTGCCGGTGCGGGCCTCGTGGCCGAGCGGGTCGGCGCCGAGATTGCCGCGGACCGCCTTCGGGTCGACGCCCCGCTCCTCGCAGAGCCGCAGCAGTTCCGCCGCGGCGGCCTCGACGTCGCGCCCGGCGTCGAGCACCACCGGAGCCAGGTCGAGGTAGACACCGTCGAGGGCGCGGGCGAGGCCGGACACCGGGATGCCGCCCTGGCCGACGACCAGCCACAGCGAGGTGACGCCGTTCTCCAGGTCGGTCAGGATCGCGCCGTCCTCGGCCGCCGCGTGCCGCTGCCGTACGTCCCAGCCGCCCGCGGTGCCGCCCTCGGAGCGGCCGCCGCGCACGAAGGGCGCGAAGCCGGGCAGGCCGGGGTCGGGCGCGGTGTCGCGCGCGGTGTACAGGGGACGGGTGCGCAGCCCGTCCTCCAGCGTCGTGGACAGAGCGTCCTCAGCTGCCGCGCCCGAGACTTCCTTGCCCGACTTGCGCAGCACACCCTCGACCAGGGCTTGCCACTGCTCGTGTGTCGCGTCAGGGAACTCGGCGGCCAGTGAGAGCCCGTCGTCAGGCAGGACCGTCATGGCTCGGATGCTAGGGCAGGCCGCTTAAATGGCAGCAGCGCGGGGGCTGTGACGTTTCCCTCCTCGCGGTTGTGACCTGTGCCTCTCCGGTGCCGTACGCCCCCTTTCGTACCGTCAGCGGGGCTGTTCTCGTACCGTCGGCGGGGGTTGTCCGAGGCCCCGTCAGCAGGCCCCGTCGGCGAGTCCGGGCAGCAGTCCGCTCACCGCGTCGCGTTGCTCCGGTCCGACGAACTCGGCGAGCGCCTCCTTGACCGTCGTGGCGAGCAGTGTGGAGGTCTCCTTCAGCAGCCGCCGGGCCTTCTCGGTGAGGGTGACCTGGACGCCCCGCTTGTCGCCGCACACCGTCTGGCGGGTGACCAGGCCGGCGTGCTGGAGGCAGGCGATCTGGTAGGTGAGCCGGGTCTTGGGGCGGCCCAGGAGGTCGGCGATCCGGGTCATGCGCAGGCCGTCGCGCGGGTGCTCGGCCAGCAGGCACAGGATGAGGAACTCGTCGTGGGAGACGTCGAGGTTCTCCTTCACCACGGAGCGCAGCCGCTGCTCCACCGCCCCGGTCGCGGCCAGCAGCAGCATCCAGGCGCGCAGCTCTCCGGGGAGCAGCCCACTGCCCTCGCGGGCACAGCATTCGGGCTGGTCGGCGGGGTGCTTGTCGGGGGCGGCCATGGGTTGGAGTCTACCTGTTGTCCAAATTTGGATGATGAGCTAGCGTTGCGGTCATCCAAATTTGAACTACTCGGATACATCATCACTCGGATACATCGCATGGGAGTACGACCATGACCGTCGCCGTGGAAACAGGTGTCTGGCAGCTCGACCCGACCGCCACCACCGTGGCCCTGAGCCACAGGACCTTCTGGGGCCTGGTGGCCGTGAAGGGCACCTTCGCCGCCGTCGCCGGCCGGGGCGAGGTCGGGCCCGACGGGTCCGCCACGGGCACCGTGACCCTGGACGTCGCCTCGCTGGACACCAAGAACGCCAAGCGCGACACCCATCTGCGCTCGGCCGACTTCTTCGACGCCGACCACCACCCGGAGATCACCTTCGCCGTCCGCGGCGCCGAACCGCGCGGCAACGACACGGCACACGTCGACGGCCGGCTCACCGTCCGCGGCATCAGCCGCCCGCAGTCCCTGACGGCGCGCGTCACCGCGGCGACCGCCGACGCGCTCACGCTGGAGACCGAGTTCACCGTGGACCGCGCCGAGTTCGGCATGGGCTGGAACCAGTTGGGGATGATCCGCGGCCTGACAACGGTGACCGCCACGCTGCGGTTCACTCGCGCGGCGGCCTGATCCGTTCGGTCAGCCTGTTGTGCCGGTGCTCTTCCGTAGTCGTATGTCCTGGCTGGACAGCGTCTGCGGGGACGCCGTGAAGGCGCGCAGCCGGATGCGGACGCTCGGTCTGGGGAGCGGGAACCTGCCCTTGGGCGGCCGGAGTTCCACGTTCGCCGTGCCGTGGGCGGGGATCGTGGCCGGACCTCGGGCGAGCGACCAGTACTTGTTCATGCCCTGGCCCGTGGTGAGCGTGTAGTGCGGGGTGAGCGCGGTGTCGCCCGTGTTGACCACCCGCACGGTCAGCGCCGAGATCGCGTTCGCCGAGGCCCGGCGCACCGAGGCGACCTCCATCCTCAGCGGCGGCCTGCCCGACACCGCCAGCACCGCGCACACCAGGGCCGGCGCGACCAGCAGGACGATCGCCGCGGCCAGGGCCGGGCGGCGCCGGGGGCCGGTCAGCGGCCCCGGGCGTGGCTGCCAGGCGTGCTCGAACTCCGCCAGGGGCGCGGTGACCGCCGTGGCCAGCCACAGCGGGGTCATCATCAGGTAGTAGCCGTCCTGGGAACGGGTCGCCAGATAGAA
Encoded proteins:
- a CDS encoding YceI family protein, whose product is MTVAVETGVWQLDPTATTVALSHRTFWGLVAVKGTFAAVAGRGEVGPDGSATGTVTLDVASLDTKNAKRDTHLRSADFFDADHHPEITFAVRGAEPRGNDTAHVDGRLTVRGISRPQSLTARVTAATADALTLETEFTVDRAEFGMGWNQLGMIRGLTTVTATLRFTRAAA
- a CDS encoding methylmalonyl-CoA mutase subunit beta, whose protein sequence is MTVLPDDGLSLAAEFPDATHEQWQALVEGVLRKSGKEVSGAAAEDALSTTLEDGLRTRPLYTARDTAPDPGLPGFAPFVRGGRSEGGTAGGWDVRQRHAAAEDGAILTDLENGVTSLWLVVGQGGIPVSGLARALDGVYLDLAPVVLDAGRDVEAAAAELLRLCEERGVDPKAVRGNLGADPLGHEARTGTAQDFAPIAALAARCAETYPGLRALTVDALPYHEAGGSAAQELGASLATGVACLRELTESGLTAEQALAQLEFRYAATADQFLTVAKLRAARRLWARVAEVCGAPGAGAQVQHAVTSPVMMTRRDPWVNMLRATVATLAAGVGGADSVTVLPFDHALGLPDAFARRIARNTSTILVEESHLARVIDPAGGSWYVESLTDELARAGWEFFRSIERDGGQAAVLRSGRIRTDLATTWAERSKKLAKRREPITGVSEFPFLAEKPVEREPAPDGPFGGLPRVRRDEAYEELRARSDAHLAATGSRPRVYLATIGSAAAYTARSTFAANLFQAGGIEPVTEGGFEDSGATEAVLCSSDALYEEQAEQLARSLKAAGARHVFLAGRPAEYTDIDSYVFAGCDAVATLSATLDRMGVS
- a CDS encoding MarR family winged helix-turn-helix transcriptional regulator; the encoded protein is MAAPDKHPADQPECCAREGSGLLPGELRAWMLLLAATGAVEQRLRSVVKENLDVSHDEFLILCLLAEHPRDGLRMTRIADLLGRPKTRLTYQIACLQHAGLVTRQTVCGDKRGVQVTLTEKARRLLKETSTLLATTVKEALAEFVGPEQRDAVSGLLPGLADGAC